The Natronincola ferrireducens genome includes a window with the following:
- a CDS encoding phosphatidylserine decarboxylase, producing MEIYYIDRKTGEKKRETVAGDKYLRWMYETKTGTNLLEAIIKRKLFSTIYGKIQDLSLSRRKISDFIKNLEIDMTEAEYEDLKHYKNFNDFFTRRLKKNSRPICQEKDSFISPGDGRIFAYENINVEKILQVKGQQYPLWKLIEDRGLAEEYAGGTCIVVRLNPADYHRFHFPDDGIPDSSIKITGAYYSVNPIALRKRTGIYCENKREITIFQSKNFEEIVMIEVGATCVGTIIQTYQPGKTVKKGEEKGYFKFGGSTVILFLKKNRIKIDEDIINNTNQGFETKVKMGEKIGVKI from the coding sequence ATGGAAATATATTATATTGATAGAAAAACTGGAGAAAAAAAAAGAGAAACTGTAGCTGGTGACAAATATTTACGCTGGATGTATGAAACAAAAACAGGAACTAATCTTTTAGAAGCAATAATAAAGAGAAAATTATTTTCTACTATATATGGCAAAATACAAGATCTATCCCTAAGCAGAAGAAAAATATCTGATTTCATTAAAAACCTAGAAATTGACATGACTGAAGCAGAATATGAGGATTTAAAACATTACAAAAATTTTAATGACTTTTTTACCAGAAGACTAAAAAAGAATAGTCGACCTATATGTCAAGAGAAGGATAGTTTTATCTCGCCGGGAGATGGAAGGATTTTTGCCTATGAAAATATTAATGTTGAAAAAATTTTGCAGGTGAAGGGACAACAATATCCTTTATGGAAACTAATAGAGGATAGAGGATTAGCAGAGGAATATGCCGGAGGCACCTGTATTGTTGTAAGGCTAAACCCTGCAGATTATCATCGGTTTCATTTCCCTGATGATGGCATACCTGATTCTTCGATAAAAATCACAGGGGCTTACTACTCAGTAAATCCCATAGCTTTAAGAAAAAGGACAGGTATATACTGTGAAAACAAAAGAGAAATAACCATATTCCAATCAAAAAATTTTGAGGAAATTGTTATGATCGAGGTTGGAGCCACCTGTGTAGGCACCATTATACAGACATATCAGCCGGGAAAAACTGTAAAAAAAGGAGAAGAAAAGGGTTATTTTAAATTTGGTGGTTCTACAGTCATATTATTTTTAAAGAAAAATAGGATAAAAATAGATGAGGATATTATTAACAATACAAATCAAGGCTTTGAAACAAAGGTTAAGATGGGGGAAAAAATAGGTGTAAAAATATAA
- a CDS encoding acetamidase/formamidase family protein, with amino-acid sequence MDFISDEKIIHSMSSTNEPIAEVKPGETFVVKTRGPGIPDEVFEKDYSDGQYPQRILSITGPIYIQDAEPGDVLEIAINDIEFDEEGKMWMGQWMGILMDEVQKPYLRKVKVKDGKAFFSEEITFPVRPMIGTLGVAPSEGEIACLYPGVHGGNMDVPSVAPGNKLYLPVQVKGALLATGDVHAGMGDGEVFGTGIEIGSKVTMTVNVIKGKKLRHPMVETPNSYEIIVSNEDLVEATKEATREMISFLQERLKLTFEEAYALTGQVANLKFGQVVNPIYTISIEVSKSLLEGQQ; translated from the coding sequence ATGGATTTTATATCAGATGAAAAAATTATACACAGTATGTCTTCAACCAATGAACCAATAGCCGAAGTAAAGCCAGGAGAAACTTTCGTTGTAAAAACTAGAGGACCTGGAATACCAGATGAAGTTTTTGAAAAGGATTATAGTGATGGACAATATCCTCAGCGTATTTTGTCAATTACTGGACCTATTTACATTCAAGATGCTGAGCCTGGTGATGTATTAGAAATTGCTATTAACGATATTGAGTTCGATGAAGAAGGAAAAATGTGGATGGGACAATGGATGGGGATTTTGATGGATGAAGTACAAAAACCTTATCTGAGAAAAGTAAAAGTTAAGGATGGAAAGGCTTTCTTTTCAGAGGAAATTACCTTTCCTGTTAGACCGATGATAGGAACATTGGGGGTAGCTCCTTCTGAAGGAGAAATTGCTTGCCTATACCCAGGAGTTCATGGAGGCAATATGGATGTACCGTCGGTGGCACCAGGCAACAAGCTATATCTACCTGTTCAAGTGAAGGGAGCTTTGCTTGCCACAGGGGATGTTCATGCTGGCATGGGGGATGGAGAGGTTTTTGGAACAGGTATTGAAATTGGTAGTAAAGTTACCATGACGGTTAATGTTATCAAAGGTAAAAAATTAAGACATCCTATGGTGGAGACCCCTAATAGTTATGAAATTATCGTGTCTAATGAAGATTTAGTAGAAGCAACTAAAGAAGCAACTAGAGAAATGATTTCGTTTTTACAAGAAAGATTAAAGTTAACCTTTGAAGAAGCCTATGCATTGACAGGGCAGGTAGCAAACTTGAAGTTTGGACAAGTTGTGAATCCCATTTATACAATATCTATAGAAGTTAGCAAAAGTTTACTAGAAGGTCAACAATAA
- a CDS encoding TRAP transporter permease yields MQTKLNKQMIINILAATFSGVYIYQAAFGFWQAHISRGLYILFALVLTFLINPKRKGETTPILQAIDLTLIAVSCVTILYYMKNFPNMAKSAGMPLGTTELIMGILAVILVLEAGRRSVGWSLSIIASVFIVYNYFGNYMPNIIYHRGYSVNRIVSVMYGSTDGIFGSVASVFSTFIFLFIIFGSFLQKSGAGQFFIELSKAAVGRFTGGAGQAAVVSSGILGSIMGSSTANTAITGAVTIPLMVSNGYKKHVAAGVEAVVSIGGQFLPPIMGAAAFLMAAFIGVPYIEIARAGLIPALLFFVSMIFMVYLEAKRSGLKGLPKEEIPKASDVLKSGWYFFIPITIIAYFLGMGYSPSMAGFWAIVSTYVVSFFNKENRMSVKDVYMALVDGAKGALAMSTTAGIVGILVAAISLPGLGMKFSSIILELAGGRLPIALLLVMIASFFLGMGMNVTSAYLLLVTLAAPALVDMGVPMIAAHFFVFWTSQLAVITPPVCLSAYVAAAIAEADVWETGWYSLRMGLAIYYLPIMFVYIPSLLWIGEPSQIFLAALTALLGVLSFSALTQGYLLLSTNLHERIMLGIASLSLMFYGVYSDIIGLGLVVAVVALQLLRKNKKTAVVTE; encoded by the coding sequence TTGCAAACAAAGCTTAATAAACAAATGATTATTAATATACTTGCTGCAACATTTTCCGGCGTATATATCTATCAAGCAGCTTTTGGTTTTTGGCAAGCCCATATCAGCCGTGGATTATATATTTTATTTGCCCTTGTACTTACCTTTTTAATTAATCCTAAGAGAAAAGGAGAAACTACACCTATTCTTCAGGCGATAGATTTGACCCTTATTGCAGTTTCCTGTGTAACAATACTCTACTATATGAAGAATTTTCCTAATATGGCGAAGAGTGCAGGTATGCCTTTAGGGACAACTGAACTTATTATGGGGATATTGGCTGTCATCCTAGTTTTGGAGGCTGGACGAAGAAGTGTAGGTTGGTCTTTAAGTATTATCGCTTCAGTATTTATAGTTTATAACTATTTTGGAAATTATATGCCAAACATTATTTATCATCGTGGATATAGTGTGAATAGAATTGTTAGTGTTATGTATGGAAGTACCGATGGTATTTTTGGTTCCGTTGCCAGTGTATTTTCAACCTTTATATTCTTATTCATTATTTTTGGCTCTTTTTTACAAAAGTCTGGAGCAGGACAATTTTTTATTGAGTTATCTAAAGCTGCTGTTGGAAGATTTACTGGAGGTGCTGGCCAGGCAGCTGTTGTTTCTAGCGGAATCCTAGGCTCAATTATGGGATCTTCCACTGCAAATACAGCAATAACAGGTGCTGTTACCATCCCCCTTATGGTTTCCAATGGCTATAAAAAACACGTAGCAGCAGGGGTAGAGGCAGTTGTCTCCATTGGAGGACAATTTCTACCACCTATTATGGGAGCAGCAGCCTTCTTGATGGCAGCCTTTATCGGTGTTCCTTATATAGAAATTGCTAGAGCGGGTTTAATCCCAGCTTTACTCTTCTTTGTTAGTATGATTTTTATGGTATACCTTGAAGCAAAACGATCTGGCTTAAAGGGACTTCCAAAGGAAGAAATCCCTAAGGCAAGTGATGTTTTAAAATCTGGATGGTATTTCTTTATACCGATAACAATTATTGCATATTTCTTAGGGATGGGATATTCTCCTTCTATGGCAGGGTTTTGGGCAATCGTTTCAACCTATGTAGTATCCTTTTTCAATAAAGAAAATCGTATGTCGGTAAAGGATGTGTATATGGCATTAGTTGATGGAGCCAAGGGTGCTTTAGCGATGTCAACGACAGCAGGAATTGTAGGGATTTTAGTAGCTGCCATTTCCTTACCAGGATTAGGGATGAAATTTAGTTCCATCATATTAGAACTTGCAGGAGGAAGACTACCTATAGCTTTACTTCTAGTAATGATAGCTAGTTTCTTTTTAGGAATGGGTATGAATGTAACGTCTGCCTACCTATTATTAGTAACACTAGCAGCCCCAGCTTTAGTAGATATGGGTGTTCCAATGATAGCAGCCCACTTCTTTGTATTCTGGACCAGTCAGCTGGCTGTAATTACGCCACCAGTATGTCTTTCAGCCTATGTGGCAGCAGCCATAGCGGAGGCAGATGTATGGGAGACAGGATGGTATTCTCTGAGAATGGGTTTAGCCATCTATTATTTACCGATAATGTTTGTATACATTCCTTCTCTATTATGGATTGGAGAGCCTAGTCAAATCTTCTTGGCTGCTTTAACAGCTCTATTAGGGGTATTAAGCTTCTCAGCTTTAACCCAAGGTTATTTATTATTAAGCACGAATTTACATGAAAGAATCATGCTAGGTATTGCTTCTCTTAGCCTGATGTTCTATGGTGTGTATTCAGATATAATAGGTTTAGGCTTAGTTGTAGCAGTTGTTGCATTACAGTTGTTAAGAAAAAATAAAAAGACTGCAGTTGTTACAGAGTAA
- a CDS encoding amidohydrolase family protein, with protein MMVTLLKNGKFLNLKEENWIQGDILIKDGKIADMGNIDTCNLEINETIDVSNKLIIPGLINAHVHTYAGFLKGTIDSVPLDIYMLLAMAGGSFRSPREIYVSTMIDAIQMLKTGTTSAIDHFSQRPIQAIEGIDAAAQAFIDVGMRATIAPMYSDLSFFETVPLEIGELPQELKGKAKGPIQTPKEYAELCREAIEKWHGKDGLIRIMLGTDGPQRCSRELLDFTKGLEEQYKIGWHTHVLEAKTQAIMSHRLYGKGLIEYMDELGLINERTSLVHFIWVSEKEIDIVKDRGANVVHCPSTALHLGSGITPVDQFIQKGLNVAIGTDGGNCGNLSMFEKIRLAALLHKVGQPNYDHWITAIDALKMNLNNGARAMMQRDEIGSIQVGKEADLAILDTTSMLWQPINNITHQLVYGESGSSVEMVFVKGKKVIENGKAVFVNEEDIISEAREAVERLQWDNKEAFELARRQMPYLKKMYLRTVKEDVGFNRFTRPLL; from the coding sequence ATGATGGTTACATTACTAAAAAATGGTAAATTTTTAAACTTAAAAGAAGAAAACTGGATACAAGGGGATATATTAATTAAAGATGGTAAAATTGCTGATATGGGTAATATTGATACCTGCAATTTAGAAATTAATGAGACAATCGATGTAAGTAACAAGCTAATTATTCCTGGATTAATAAATGCCCATGTACATACTTATGCAGGTTTTTTAAAAGGAACCATTGATAGTGTACCACTGGATATTTATATGCTCTTAGCTATGGCGGGAGGGTCTTTTAGAAGTCCTAGGGAAATTTACGTATCAACAATGATAGATGCAATACAAATGCTAAAGACTGGAACAACCTCTGCCATCGATCATTTTTCTCAAAGACCTATTCAAGCTATTGAAGGTATTGATGCAGCAGCTCAAGCATTTATAGATGTTGGAATGAGGGCTACTATTGCTCCTATGTATTCAGACCTAAGTTTTTTTGAAACTGTACCCCTAGAAATAGGAGAGTTACCACAAGAGTTAAAAGGAAAGGCCAAGGGACCTATACAAACCCCTAAGGAATATGCAGAATTATGTAGAGAAGCTATTGAAAAATGGCATGGTAAAGATGGATTAATTAGAATAATGCTGGGGACCGATGGACCTCAACGTTGTAGCAGAGAACTTTTAGACTTTACTAAAGGACTAGAAGAACAATATAAGATAGGGTGGCATACTCATGTTCTAGAAGCAAAGACCCAGGCTATCATGTCCCATCGCTTATATGGCAAGGGTTTAATTGAGTATATGGATGAACTAGGTTTAATAAATGAAAGAACATCCTTGGTTCATTTTATCTGGGTTTCTGAAAAAGAAATAGATATTGTCAAAGATAGGGGTGCCAATGTGGTCCACTGCCCAAGTACAGCCCTACATTTGGGAAGTGGTATAACACCAGTTGACCAATTTATTCAAAAAGGTCTTAATGTTGCAATTGGTACAGATGGTGGCAACTGTGGCAATCTTAGCATGTTTGAAAAAATAAGATTAGCTGCCTTATTACACAAAGTTGGACAACCCAACTATGACCACTGGATTACAGCTATAGATGCTTTAAAGATGAATCTTAACAATGGAGCCCGTGCCATGATGCAAAGGGATGAAATTGGCAGTATCCAAGTAGGTAAGGAAGCGGATTTAGCTATATTAGATACCACCAGTATGCTATGGCAACCGATTAATAACATCACCCATCAATTGGTTTATGGAGAAAGTGGAAGTTCTGTAGAAATGGTTTTTGTTAAAGGAAAAAAAGTAATCGAAAATGGTAAAGCTGTATTTGTAAATGAAGAAGATATTATCTCAGAAGCAAGGGAAGCGGTGGAGAGGTTGCAATGGGATAATAAGGAGGCATTTGAATTAGCCAGAAGACAAATGCCTTATTTGAAAAAAATGTATTTGCGAACTGTAAAAGAAGACGTAGGATTCAATAGATTTACTCGTCCTCTTTTATAG
- a CDS encoding 3'-5' exoribonuclease YhaM family protein has protein sequence MFIKQLKDINKSLLNETIEAVVLLSQINVKTTKTDKKYADMVIQDVSKVMEAKYWDYEENEEKIKGFGNNPIVQIQGIVGEYNGQLQLTIRSLEKVDSDKVTIKDFIPASTIDFNSMEKALKQFYDKIEKPHLRELLDKMIFSEEFYQDFCTHHAAKKVHHNFYHGLLQHTLEVLKFVYTVAITKKLPQHRIDRLIVMTMLHDWGKMLEYKELPELGLTEEGMMIGHIVLSAHYTMNKIKEIHNFPEEDKLVIINGILGHHGSLEFGSPVLPKTVEAQILHAGDKMSGDIESILAFMKEDTEEETFTKKLWNMGTEYYKK, from the coding sequence ATGTTTATTAAACAGTTAAAGGATATTAATAAAAGCCTTTTGAACGAAACAATAGAAGCAGTGGTTCTCTTATCACAGATAAATGTAAAAACTACGAAAACCGATAAAAAATATGCTGATATGGTAATTCAGGATGTATCAAAGGTGATGGAGGCCAAATACTGGGATTATGAAGAAAATGAGGAAAAAATAAAGGGGTTTGGTAACAATCCAATTGTACAAATTCAAGGGATCGTAGGAGAATATAATGGTCAATTGCAACTTACCATTAGAAGTCTAGAAAAAGTAGACAGTGACAAAGTTACTATAAAGGATTTTATTCCAGCCAGCACCATAGATTTCAACAGTATGGAAAAGGCACTAAAGCAGTTTTACGACAAAATTGAGAAGCCACATCTTAGAGAACTTCTAGATAAGATGATTTTTTCAGAGGAGTTTTATCAAGATTTTTGTACCCATCATGCTGCTAAAAAGGTACATCATAATTTTTACCATGGACTTTTACAACATACTTTAGAGGTTTTAAAATTTGTCTACACAGTAGCTATAACAAAAAAGCTTCCTCAGCATCGAATAGATCGTCTCATTGTAATGACAATGCTCCATGACTGGGGAAAAATGCTGGAGTATAAAGAGCTTCCTGAATTGGGATTAACAGAAGAGGGGATGATGATAGGACACATTGTGCTAAGCGCCCATTACACTATGAATAAAATAAAGGAAATCCATAATTTTCCTGAAGAAGATAAATTAGTGATTATAAACGGTATACTGGGACATCATGGGAGTCTAGAATTTGGATCTCCTGTTTTGCCTAAGACAGTGGAAGCACAAATTCTACATGCTGGGGATAAAATGTCGGGAGACATTGAAAGTATTTTAGCTTTTATGAAGGAAGATACAGAAGAAGAGACCTTCACAAAGAAATTGTGGAATATGGGAACTGAATACTATAAAAAATAG
- a CDS encoding TAXI family TRAP transporter solute-binding subunit encodes MKKRSLLLMVALVLILSLVVVGCGGGGATGGDAGESGEAEAPRRTQELLLATGGTAGTYYPLGAAIANVWNENVEGINVTIQPTGASVENIRLLNSGDADLVMAMNNIADDAWKGVGSFDGQVIQSFRAVGVIYPEIIQGVGLVEKGVLTVEDQKGKTVAGGPPGSGTAATTPHIFRAYGLEDNDMTIVNDTFGDAVDKMKDGHLDAAWNVLGAPASAIVDLLTTKEIAFLEIKGEALQQLQSEFPLVAPHVIPAGTYNYRGNDYPEINTIALQAVLYARDDMDEDLVYELTKNMYEKNSDIARSHATGEQIQLQNALNGITTDLHPGAIKYYKEQGLM; translated from the coding sequence ATGAAGAAAAGAAGTTTGCTACTTATGGTAGCACTAGTGTTAATTTTAAGTCTTGTAGTAGTGGGCTGCGGTGGTGGTGGTGCTACTGGTGGTGATGCCGGTGAAAGTGGTGAAGCTGAAGCTCCACGTCGTACACAAGAGTTATTGTTGGCTACTGGAGGTACTGCAGGTACATATTACCCATTGGGTGCAGCTATAGCTAACGTATGGAATGAGAATGTTGAAGGTATTAATGTAACAATTCAACCAACAGGAGCTTCAGTTGAAAATATTAGACTTCTTAACTCAGGAGACGCTGATCTTGTTATGGCTATGAACAATATTGCTGATGATGCATGGAAGGGTGTAGGCTCCTTTGATGGTCAAGTAATTCAAAGCTTTAGGGCAGTAGGCGTTATTTATCCAGAGATTATTCAGGGAGTTGGATTAGTTGAAAAAGGAGTTTTAACAGTAGAAGATCAAAAAGGTAAAACCGTAGCTGGTGGTCCTCCAGGAAGTGGTACAGCTGCTACAACACCCCATATTTTTAGGGCCTATGGTTTAGAGGATAATGATATGACGATTGTTAATGATACCTTTGGAGATGCTGTTGATAAAATGAAGGATGGACACCTTGATGCAGCTTGGAACGTACTAGGTGCTCCTGCATCTGCTATCGTAGATCTATTAACAACAAAGGAAATCGCTTTTCTGGAAATTAAAGGAGAGGCATTACAACAACTACAAAGTGAATTCCCACTGGTTGCACCCCATGTTATTCCTGCTGGAACCTACAACTACAGAGGTAATGATTATCCAGAAATTAACACAATCGCATTACAAGCAGTGCTTTATGCAAGAGATGACATGGATGAAGACTTAGTTTACGAATTAACAAAAAATATGTATGAGAAAAATTCTGACATAGCAAGATCCCATGCAACTGGAGAGCAAATTCAATTACAAAATGCTCTAAATGGGATCACAACAGATTTGCATCCAGGAGCTATCAAGTACTACAAGGAGCAAGGTTTAATGTAA
- a CDS encoding rubrerythrin family protein: protein MNPMTADNLKSAFGGESMAHMRYLQWGEAAKKEGFPNVQNLFKAVAYAEQVHAGNHFRELRKEVGEASVTAGAGFGMTNTSENLQGAIDGENYEVAQMYPAFIAVADMQAEKGSIRSFQFALEAEKTHAALFTAAKEAVDAGKDYDEATVHVCDICGYTLVGELEDDCPVCKAKTTMFTTFETASCCCSSC from the coding sequence ATGAATCCAATGACAGCTGACAATTTAAAATCCGCTTTTGGTGGAGAAAGCATGGCTCACATGCGATATTTACAATGGGGTGAAGCAGCGAAAAAAGAAGGCTTCCCAAATGTTCAAAATCTTTTTAAGGCTGTAGCCTACGCAGAACAGGTTCACGCAGGAAATCATTTTAGAGAATTAAGAAAAGAAGTTGGAGAAGCTTCAGTTACTGCTGGAGCAGGTTTTGGTATGACCAACACCTCAGAAAATCTTCAAGGGGCAATTGATGGGGAAAACTATGAAGTAGCCCAAATGTATCCTGCTTTTATAGCAGTTGCTGATATGCAGGCTGAAAAAGGCAGTATCCGTTCCTTCCAATTCGCTCTAGAAGCAGAAAAGACCCATGCAGCTCTATTTACTGCTGCTAAGGAAGCTGTAGATGCTGGCAAGGATTATGATGAAGCTACTGTTCACGTATGTGATATCTGTGGCTATACATTGGTTGGAGAGTTAGAAGATGATTGTCCAGTATGTAAAGCAAAAACAACTATGTTTACAACCTTCGAAACAGCTTCCTGCTGTTGTTCTTCTTGTTAA
- a CDS encoding queuosine precursor transporter, translated as MGPLITGPWSGIPNLLLTNIFGLAVIATGAYLSEKLGKKYAPFVLVGLLSGLQIMVSFTSSKFVALTVGGVEFFIIAGSLMYPILALGEDYLNEFYGREIAKSAVTAQFIVRALSTIFLIWLIFLPAPSFAEENFTIFKDLMGIVPRVAISSMLGTYIGGLLNVHIFAKLKKKTEGGMLWLRTLVSTIVGLFANAIIFTLLAFAFTVPASALLQMILISATVRIITGFLEIIFLYGMAMLRDKGLILQADEPILVGPVKKDEVVS; from the coding sequence ATGGGTCCATTAATTACAGGTCCATGGTCAGGAATACCTAATTTATTACTAACAAATATTTTTGGTTTAGCAGTTATTGCAACAGGTGCTTATTTATCAGAAAAGCTTGGGAAAAAATATGCACCCTTTGTACTGGTTGGATTGTTATCAGGATTACAAATCATGGTTTCTTTTACATCGTCAAAATTTGTTGCTTTAACAGTAGGGGGAGTAGAGTTTTTCATTATTGCAGGTTCGTTAATGTATCCTATTCTTGCTTTAGGAGAGGACTACTTGAATGAATTTTATGGTAGAGAAATTGCTAAATCAGCTGTAACAGCACAATTTATAGTGCGAGCCTTATCTACAATTTTTCTAATTTGGTTAATATTCTTACCAGCACCATCCTTTGCTGAAGAAAACTTTACAATATTTAAGGATTTAATGGGTATTGTACCTAGAGTAGCGATTTCCAGTATGCTTGGTACATATATCGGAGGTCTCCTAAATGTTCACATCTTCGCTAAATTGAAGAAGAAAACAGAAGGTGGTATGCTTTGGCTCAGAACACTGGTTTCTACCATTGTAGGTCTTTTTGCAAATGCCATTATATTTACGCTATTAGCTTTTGCCTTTACTGTTCCTGCTTCGGCTTTGTTACAGATGATTTTAATATCAGCAACAGTTCGTATTATAACAGGATTTTTAGAAATTATTTTCCTATATGGTATGGCGATGCTAAGAGATAAGGGACTAATTTTACAAGCTGATGAACCTATTTTAGTAGGACCAGTAAAAAAAGATGAAGTAGTTAGTTAG
- a CDS encoding asparagine synthase: MKIQEGLIPTVLGTAVTATGTMMQRKNIQPLISAGIIGFGLAHVVLGAIDLVEHRENH; the protein is encoded by the coding sequence ATGAAAATTCAAGAAGGCTTAATCCCAACTGTTTTAGGTACAGCTGTTACAGCCACCGGTACTATGATGCAAAGAAAAAATATTCAGCCCTTGATCTCCGCTGGCATTATAGGATTTGGATTAGCCCATGTGGTTTTAGGTGCTATAGATTTAGTAGAGCATCGGGAAAATCACTAA
- a CDS encoding alpha/beta hydrolase has protein sequence MNTIKETCIYKNVNNCCIKADLYLIENKKAPVIMYIHGGGLIWGSRESILGQQVKLYNEAGFNVISIDYRVAPETKLESILEDIKDAINWVKVECTKKYNINAEKIAVVGSSAGGYLALMTGTFVDKPKAIVSFYGYGNLLDDWCIQPHSFYCREIMISTKEAQNYVSDGAISEGGRERWLYYLYCRQKGVWTNEISGYDVVKDKEKLLDFCPINKIGKDYPPTMLLHGDKDDDVPFQESLLLKEKLDEMEVENKLILLKGKGHDFDCQMEDIEVKTAFNNVILFLKEHLR, from the coding sequence ATGAATACAATAAAGGAAACCTGTATATATAAAAACGTGAATAATTGCTGTATAAAAGCCGATCTATATCTTATTGAAAACAAAAAAGCACCAGTAATTATGTACATTCACGGCGGCGGCTTAATATGGGGAAGTAGAGAAAGTATTTTAGGACAGCAGGTGAAACTATACAACGAGGCCGGCTTCAACGTCATTTCTATCGATTATAGAGTAGCACCAGAAACAAAGTTGGAAAGTATTTTAGAGGATATTAAGGATGCTATCAATTGGGTTAAGGTGGAATGTACAAAGAAATACAATATAAATGCAGAAAAAATAGCTGTCGTAGGGAGTTCAGCAGGGGGGTATTTAGCTCTAATGACGGGAACTTTTGTAGATAAGCCTAAAGCGATAGTATCCTTTTATGGATATGGCAACCTATTAGACGATTGGTGTATTCAGCCCCACAGTTTTTATTGTAGAGAAATAATGATAAGTACAAAAGAAGCCCAAAATTACGTTAGTGATGGGGCTATCTCAGAAGGGGGGAGAGAAAGGTGGCTGTATTATTTATACTGTAGACAAAAGGGTGTTTGGACAAACGAAATAAGTGGCTATGATGTAGTTAAGGACAAAGAAAAGCTGCTAGACTTTTGTCCTATAAATAAAATTGGAAAAGATTATCCTCCTACGATGCTTCTACATGGGGATAAAGATGATGACGTTCCCTTCCAAGAATCTCTATTACTAAAGGAGAAGCTTGATGAGATGGAGGTTGAAAATAAATTAATTTTACTTAAAGGAAAGGGCCATGATTTTGATTGTCAAATGGAGGACATAGAAGTGAAAACAGCATTTAATAATGTAATCTTATTTTTAAAGGAGCATTTAAGATAA
- a CDS encoding TAXI family TRAP transporter solute-binding subunit, which yields MKKNFMVWICIVLIAALLVGCSGGGNEASGEEGNGGAKRRESVSFATSGQGGTFYVAGSGIASLVSSKVDGLQVTAEVTQGVVENVRLMATGQSEMGFSYGSTAYNMQRGLAEFEGQQYDGLRAVANIHDGALHFVTLERTGIKTLDDLVGKKVSVGPQGSGSAAVAEEFLTGVDLFDAIDIQYLGFNDSASALRDGHIDAFIIGGTTPVPALIELEASHKMTLIPVDEARIQQFLEAHPYHVPYTIAAEAYESISEPVQTVGYTVIWVANEDVPEWVVHEMLQVMFDDEGRNYLQNVQAGFKEMSPGIDRFQHIALPLHPGAEKYYKEEGLM from the coding sequence ATGAAAAAAAACTTTATGGTTTGGATTTGTATCGTACTCATTGCTGCATTATTGGTGGGTTGTAGTGGTGGAGGTAATGAAGCTTCCGGTGAAGAAGGAAACGGTGGGGCTAAAAGAAGAGAAAGTGTATCTTTTGCTACTAGTGGACAAGGTGGAACCTTCTATGTTGCAGGTTCAGGAATTGCTTCCTTAGTAAGCTCTAAGGTTGATGGACTTCAGGTTACAGCAGAAGTAACCCAAGGGGTTGTAGAAAACGTACGTCTTATGGCAACTGGTCAATCAGAAATGGGCTTTTCCTATGGTTCTACAGCCTATAATATGCAAAGAGGTTTAGCAGAATTTGAAGGACAACAATATGACGGTCTAAGGGCAGTAGCAAATATCCATGATGGTGCCCTACACTTTGTTACTTTAGAAAGAACAGGTATAAAAACTTTAGATGATTTAGTAGGTAAAAAAGTATCTGTTGGACCTCAGGGATCAGGAAGTGCAGCAGTAGCAGAAGAGTTTTTGACAGGTGTAGATTTATTTGATGCAATAGATATTCAATACTTAGGATTTAATGACTCTGCTTCAGCCCTTAGGGATGGACATATCGATGCTTTTATTATTGGAGGTACAACACCAGTACCAGCTTTAATTGAATTAGAGGCATCCCATAAAATGACATTAATTCCAGTGGATGAGGCAAGGATACAACAGTTTTTAGAAGCTCATCCCTACCATGTTCCTTATACTATTGCTGCAGAAGCCTATGAAAGTATTTCTGAGCCTGTACAAACAGTAGGTTATACAGTAATATGGGTGGCAAACGAGGATGTTCCAGAATGGGTAGTGCATGAAATGCTACAGGTGATGTTTGATGATGAAGGTAGAAACTATCTACAGAATGTTCAAGCTGGCTTTAAAGAAATGTCTCCTGGTATCGACAGATTCCAACATATTGCTCTTCCCCTTCATCCAGGAGCTGAGAAGTATTATAAGGAAGAAGGTTTAATGTAA